The region CGCCGATAAACGTGCCCTGCCAGAAGGCATTGATGCCGAGCAGGCCGAGGCTGTTGCGGATCACCTCGATCAGCGCCGCGCCGACCAGGGCGCCGAAAGCGGTGCCGACACCGCCGGCGAGGTTGGCGCCGCCGATGACGGCGGCGGCGATGACCTGGAGTTCCATGCCGGCGCCGATATTGGTGGTGACGGCGCCGAGCCAGCCGGTCTGGACGATGCCGGCAATGCCGGCCGACAGCGCCGAGATCATGTAGACGGCGACCTTGATGCTGCGCACCGGAACGCCGGTCAGCGTCGCCGCATGTTCATTGCCGCCGATCGCGAAGACATAGCGGCCGAAGCGCGTCCAGCGCAGCACGAAGCCGGTGAGCAGCGCCAGGATGACCATGTAGAGCACCGGGTTGGCGATGCCGAAAAACCAGGCGCCGCCGCCGAGCGCCAGCAGCTTGTCGTGGTCGGGGCCGAACTGGAAGACGACGGTGTTGTTCGAGGCGACCATCGCCAGGCTGCGCGCAATCGACAGCATGCCGAGCGTCACCACGAAGGGCGGAAAATTGAGATAGGCGATCAGCACGCCGTTGAAGGCGCCGATCACCAGCGCCGTGACGATCGCGGCCGTGATGCCGACCTCGATGGAGTAGCCGGCATTCATGGTGACCGCCAGCACCATGCTGCAGAGGCAGAGCACCGATCCCACAGACAGGTCGATGCCGCCGGTGATGATGACGAGCGTCATGCCGAGCGCGATGATGGCGACGAAGGTGACGTTGCGGGTGATGTTGTAGAGGTTCTTCGCCGTCGCAAAGGAATCGGTGGCGAAGGACAGGAAGAGGCAGGCGAGAAGCACGGCGATCAGCACCCAGAAGGTCTGGCCGCCGACAAACTCCGCAAGCCGGCTGCGCTGCTTCTGGGCAATCGTCTGGTCCAGTGTTACTGCCATTTCGACCTCTCACTCCAGATAGGGCATTTTTCCCTAAGGGCATTTCTTACGGCAGGGATTTCTCCCCTAAGCGGCGGCGCTCACACCTGTTCGATGGCGCCTGTGATCAGACCCGTCACTTCCTCAGGTGAACTCGCGGCAATCGCCTTGTCGGCGACCTTCCGGCCGCGGCGCATGACGATCACCCGGTCGGCGACGGTGAAAACATCGGGCATGCGATGGCTGATCAGCACGACCGCGATGCCGCGGTCGCGCAGTTCGCGGATCA is a window of Rhizobium sp. N324 DNA encoding:
- a CDS encoding ABC transporter permease, translated to MAVTLDQTIAQKQRSRLAEFVGGQTFWVLIAVLLACLFLSFATDSFATAKNLYNITRNVTFVAIIALGMTLVIITGGIDLSVGSVLCLCSMVLAVTMNAGYSIEVGITAAIVTALVIGAFNGVLIAYLNFPPFVVTLGMLSIARSLAMVASNNTVVFQFGPDHDKLLALGGGAWFFGIANPVLYMVILALLTGFVLRWTRFGRYVFAIGGNEHAATLTGVPVRSIKVAVYMISALSAGIAGIVQTGWLGAVTTNIGAGMELQVIAAAVIGGANLAGGVGTAFGALVGAALIEVIRNSLGLLGINAFWQGTFIGGAIVLAVLFDRIRNLRQSE